The Pseudomonas fluorescens genome includes a window with the following:
- a CDS encoding alpha/beta hydrolase has translation MRETPVVIDGPVGQLEALYLDSEAPRGLALICHPNPVQGGTMLNKVVSTLQRTARDAGLVTLRFNYRGVGASAGNHDMGTGEVDDAQAVAQWLREKYPQLPLTLFGFSFGGFVAASLGGRLEAQGQPVKHLFMVAPAVMRLDEQSPLPMSGQLTVIQPETDEVVDPQLVYEWSDTLQRPHELLKVAECGHFFHGKLTDLKDLILPRLSN, from the coding sequence ATGCGCGAAACCCCTGTAGTCATCGATGGCCCGGTGGGCCAACTGGAAGCCTTGTACCTGGACAGCGAGGCTCCCCGTGGCCTGGCGCTGATCTGCCACCCGAACCCGGTGCAGGGTGGGACCATGCTCAACAAAGTGGTCTCGACCCTGCAACGCACTGCCCGCGATGCTGGCCTGGTTACGTTGCGTTTCAATTATCGTGGCGTAGGTGCCAGTGCCGGCAATCATGACATGGGCACCGGAGAAGTGGACGACGCCCAGGCTGTCGCGCAATGGCTGCGGGAAAAATACCCGCAATTGCCCCTGACACTGTTCGGCTTTTCCTTCGGTGGCTTCGTCGCCGCCAGCCTGGGCGGGCGCCTGGAAGCCCAGGGTCAGCCGGTCAAGCACCTGTTCATGGTGGCCCCGGCGGTGATGCGCCTGGACGAGCAGTCGCCCTTACCGATGAGCGGCCAGTTGACCGTGATCCAGCCGGAAACCGACGAAGTGGTCGATCCGCAATTGGTTTACGAATGGTCCGACACGCTCCAACGTCCCCATGAGCTGCTGAAAGTGGCAGAATGCGGACACTTTTTTCATGGCAAGCTGACCGATCTCAAGGATCTGATCCTGCCGCGCCTCTCGAATTGA
- the cyoA gene encoding ubiquinol oxidase subunit II gives MSKNRYPRLLGLLPLLGTLLLGGCNMTLLDPKGQVGLDERNLIITATLLMLLVVVPVIVMTFLFAWKYRATNTNATYTPKWSHSTKIEVAVWTIPVLIIIALGYITYKSTHALDPYRPLDSDVKPITIEVVSMDWKWLFIYPEQGIATVNKIVFPAHTPINFKVTSDTVMNSFFIPGLGGQIYAMAGMQTKLHLIANQNAELDGISANYSGAGFTGMKFKAIATTQEDFDAWVNDVKKAPKQLEKAEYEALSKPSQNNPVELYSSVTPNLFQTIIDKYEGMNPGKPMHHEKNEKEVAHNMEGMDMSSHSAAGAEE, from the coding sequence ATGAGTAAAAACAGGTACCCCCGATTACTAGGCTTGTTGCCGCTGCTCGGCACGTTGCTGCTGGGAGGCTGCAACATGACCTTGCTCGATCCCAAGGGCCAGGTCGGCCTGGATGAACGAAACCTGATCATCACCGCTACGCTGCTGATGTTGCTGGTCGTTGTGCCGGTCATCGTCATGACCTTCCTGTTCGCCTGGAAGTACCGCGCAACCAATACCAATGCCACCTACACGCCGAAGTGGTCGCACTCGACCAAGATCGAAGTGGCGGTGTGGACCATCCCGGTGCTGATCATCATTGCCCTGGGTTACATCACCTACAAGTCGACCCACGCCCTGGACCCCTATCGTCCGCTGGATTCGGACGTCAAGCCGATCACCATTGAAGTGGTCTCCATGGACTGGAAGTGGCTGTTCATCTACCCGGAACAAGGCATCGCCACGGTCAACAAGATCGTGTTCCCGGCCCACACGCCGATCAATTTCAAGGTCACTTCCGACACCGTGATGAACTCGTTCTTCATCCCGGGCCTGGGCGGCCAGATCTACGCGATGGCGGGCATGCAGACCAAGCTGCACCTGATCGCCAACCAGAACGCCGAACTCGACGGTATCTCCGCCAACTACAGCGGCGCGGGCTTTACCGGCATGAAGTTCAAAGCAATCGCCACGACCCAGGAAGATTTCGACGCCTGGGTCAACGATGTGAAGAAGGCACCTAAACAGCTTGAAAAAGCTGAATACGAAGCCCTTTCCAAGCCGAGCCAGAACAACCCAGTCGAACTCTACTCGTCGGTTACGCCGAACCTGTTCCAGACCATCATCGACAAGTATGAAGGGATGAATCCGGGCAAGCCGATGCACCACGAGAAGAACGAGAAGGAAGTGGCTCACAACATGGAAGGGATGGACATGAGCTCGCATTCAGCTGCCGGGGCAGAGGAGTAA
- a CDS encoding helix-turn-helix domain-containing protein, whose amino-acid sequence MKKRDLFAEMMQGVEEMAAHREGKITLRQISIEDKPVPEVSAQEIVALRDKLHMSQAVFAKSIRTSPGTLRNWEQEKSKPNAQAALLIRLVEKFPDMVERLGAV is encoded by the coding sequence ATGAAAAAACGTGATCTGTTTGCCGAGATGATGCAAGGCGTCGAGGAGATGGCTGCTCACCGTGAGGGCAAGATTACCCTTCGCCAGATATCGATCGAAGACAAACCGGTTCCCGAGGTGTCGGCGCAAGAAATCGTAGCGTTGCGCGACAAGCTCCATATGTCTCAGGCCGTTTTTGCCAAGAGCATCAGGACCAGTCCTGGCACCCTTCGGAACTGGGAGCAGGAGAAGTCCAAACCCAATGCCCAGGCGGCTCTTCTGATCAGGCTGGTCGAGAAGTTTCCAGACATGGTTGAGCGGCTCGGAGCGGTTTGA
- the cyoD gene encoding cytochrome o ubiquinol oxidase subunit IV, translating to MANAHSHDGHDAGHGSVKSYAIGFILSVILTVIPFGLVMYPSLPKSLTLWIILIFAVVQVLVHLVYFLHLDRSAAQRNNVVAFVFAAIVIVLLVGLSLWIMFSIHTNMMAH from the coding sequence ATGGCTAACGCACATTCCCATGATGGCCACGACGCCGGCCACGGCAGCGTCAAGTCCTACGCCATCGGTTTCATCCTGTCGGTGATCCTGACCGTCATTCCGTTCGGCCTGGTGATGTACCCGTCGCTGCCCAAGAGCCTGACCCTGTGGATCATCCTGATCTTCGCCGTGGTCCAGGTATTGGTGCACCTGGTGTACTTCCTGCACCTGGACCGCTCCGCCGCCCAACGTAACAACGTGGTCGCGTTTGTCTTTGCCGCGATCGTGATTGTCCTGCTGGTCGGCCTGTCGTTGTGGATCATGTTCAGCATCCACACCAACATGATGGCGCACTGA
- a CDS encoding YhcB family protein, protein MEHSLLVWLLPTLALVAGVAIGFLLARLLPNAVPNSTQRQLDDIQERFDSYQNEVVTHFNSTASLVKKLTQSYQEVQDHLSEGANRLALDEQTRQRLLAALHADSAQAPRERLTPPKDQEPPRDYAPKAPNSPGMLDEHYGLKK, encoded by the coding sequence GTGGAACACTCGCTCTTAGTTTGGTTGTTGCCGACTCTTGCCCTGGTTGCCGGTGTCGCCATTGGATTCCTGCTTGCCCGACTGCTGCCCAACGCGGTGCCCAACAGCACGCAACGTCAGCTGGACGACATCCAGGAACGTTTCGACAGTTATCAGAATGAAGTGGTCACTCACTTCAACAGCACCGCGTCCCTGGTGAAAAAACTCACCCAGAGCTACCAGGAAGTCCAGGATCACTTGTCCGAGGGTGCCAATCGCCTGGCCCTGGACGAGCAGACTCGCCAACGCCTGCTGGCTGCCCTGCACGCCGATTCGGCGCAGGCTCCACGGGAACGCCTGACCCCGCCAAAGGATCAGGAACCGCCCCGGGACTACGCCCCCAAGGCCCCGAATTCGCCCGGCATGCTCGATGAGCATTACGGTTTGAAGAAGTAA
- the cyoB gene encoding cytochrome o ubiquinol oxidase subunit I translates to MFGKLSWEAIPFHEPIVMVTLAIIALGGLALFAGITYFKKWTYLWTEWLTSVDHKKIGVMYIIVAMVMLLRGFADAIMMRTQLAMATEGSPGYLPPEHYDQIFTAHGVIMIIFMAMPFFTGLMNLAVPLQIGARDVAFPFLNSLSFWLLVSGVVLINLSLGVGEFAKTGWVAYPPLSGLQYSPGVGMDYYIWALQLSGLGTTLTGVNFLATVVKMRTPGMKLMDMPIFTWTCTWANVLIVASFPILTATLALLTLDRYMDFHIFTNELGGNPMMYVNLFWAWGHPEVYILILPAFGIFSEVISTFSGKKLFGHHSMIYASGAISVLGFMVWLHHFFTMGSGASVNAFFGLATMLISIPTGVKLFNWLFTIYQGRLRFTSHVMWTLGFMVTFAIGGMTGVLLAIPGADFVLHNSLFVIAHFHNVIIGGAVFGYIAGFAFYFPKAFGFKLHEGWGKAAFWFWITGFFVAFMPLYVLGFMGMTRRLNTTTNPEWVPYLYVAMFGAVMIAVGIACQLIQLYVSVRDRNKPENMCEHGDPWNAHTLEWSTSSPPPFYNFAVLPKADVIDPFTEAKENGTAYPVPAKYEPIHMPNNTATGVVMGALLTVFGFAMIWHIWWLAIASLVGTVVYFAIHAARDDQGYMVPVDVIERIEAEQHKRLVAAGKVPATATRVETSLEQA, encoded by the coding sequence ATGTTTGGTAAATTAAGTTGGGAAGCGATCCCGTTCCACGAGCCGATTGTCATGGTGACCCTCGCCATCATCGCGCTCGGTGGTCTGGCATTGTTTGCAGGCATCACTTATTTCAAGAAGTGGACCTACCTGTGGACCGAGTGGCTGACCTCGGTCGACCACAAGAAAATCGGCGTGATGTACATCATTGTCGCCATGGTCATGCTGCTGCGTGGTTTTGCCGACGCCATCATGATGCGTACCCAGCTGGCCATGGCCACCGAGGGTTCGCCTGGCTACCTGCCGCCTGAACACTATGACCAGATCTTCACCGCCCACGGTGTGATCATGATCATCTTCATGGCGATGCCTTTCTTCACCGGCCTGATGAACCTCGCAGTGCCGCTGCAGATCGGCGCCCGTGACGTGGCCTTCCCGTTCCTGAACTCCTTGAGCTTCTGGTTGCTGGTGTCCGGCGTGGTGCTGATCAACCTGTCCCTGGGCGTTGGTGAGTTCGCCAAGACCGGTTGGGTGGCCTATCCGCCGCTGTCGGGCCTGCAATACAGCCCGGGCGTGGGGATGGATTATTACATCTGGGCGCTACAGCTATCCGGGTTGGGTACGACGCTGACGGGGGTCAACTTCCTGGCCACCGTGGTCAAAATGCGTACCCCGGGCATGAAGCTGATGGACATGCCGATCTTCACCTGGACCTGCACCTGGGCCAACGTGCTGATCGTCGCTTCCTTCCCGATCCTGACCGCTACCCTGGCCCTGCTGACGCTTGACCGCTACATGGATTTCCACATTTTCACCAATGAACTGGGTGGAAATCCGATGATGTACGTCAACCTGTTCTGGGCTTGGGGTCACCCCGAGGTGTACATCTTGATCCTGCCGGCGTTCGGCATTTTCTCCGAAGTCATCTCGACCTTCTCCGGCAAGAAACTGTTCGGCCACCACTCGATGATCTACGCTTCCGGCGCGATCTCGGTACTGGGCTTCATGGTCTGGCTGCACCACTTCTTCACCATGGGTTCGGGTGCCAGCGTCAACGCCTTCTTCGGCCTGGCGACGATGCTGATTTCGATCCCGACGGGGGTGAAGCTGTTCAACTGGCTGTTCACCATCTATCAGGGCCGTCTGCGTTTCACCAGCCACGTGATGTGGACCCTGGGCTTCATGGTGACCTTCGCCATCGGCGGCATGACCGGTGTATTGCTGGCCATCCCGGGTGCTGACTTCGTGCTGCACAACAGCCTGTTCGTGATCGCGCACTTCCACAACGTGATCATCGGCGGTGCGGTGTTCGGCTACATCGCCGGCTTCGCCTTCTACTTCCCGAAAGCCTTCGGCTTCAAGCTGCACGAAGGCTGGGGCAAGGCAGCGTTCTGGTTCTGGATCACCGGCTTCTTCGTCGCGTTCATGCCGCTCTATGTACTGGGCTTCATGGGCATGACCCGTCGCCTGAACACCACCACCAACCCTGAGTGGGTGCCGTACCTGTACGTCGCCATGTTCGGTGCGGTGATGATCGCTGTTGGTATCGCCTGCCAGCTGATCCAGTTGTATGTCAGCGTGCGCGATCGCAACAAGCCAGAGAACATGTGCGAACACGGCGATCCGTGGAATGCCCATACCCTGGAATGGTCGACCTCTTCGCCACCGCCGTTCTACAACTTCGCCGTGCTGCCAAAAGCAGACGTCATCGACCCGTTCACCGAAGCCAAGGAAAACGGTACCGCGTACCCGGTCCCGGCCAAGTACGAGCCGATCCACATGCCCAACAACACGGCTACCGGTGTGGTCATGGGCGCGCTGCTGACCGTGTTCGGTTTCGCGATGATCTGGCACATCTGGTGGCTGGCCATCGCCAGCCTGGTGGGCACCGTGGTGTATTTCGCTATCCATGCTGCCCGTGACGATCAGGGCTACATGGTGCCGGTGGATGTCATCGAGCGCATCGAAGCCGAGCAGCACAAACGTCTGGTAGCGGCCGGGAAAGTCCCAGCCACCGCCACCCGTGTTGAAACCTCGTTGGAACAGGCTTAA
- a CDS encoding cytochrome o ubiquinol oxidase subunit III, producing the protein MSNLVTTVGHAHGHDHGHDDHHHDSGEMTVFGFWLYLMTDCILFASIFAAYAVLVNNVAGGPSGHDIFELPYVLGETALLLFSSITYGFAMLALFKGKKTQVLGWLAMTFLFGAGFIGMEINEFHILISEGFGPSRSGFLSGFFTLVGTHGLHVTSGLIWMAIMMYQVHKNGLTATNKTRLSCLSLFWHFLDVVWICVFTVVYLMGTL; encoded by the coding sequence ATGTCGAACTTAGTGACCACTGTTGGACACGCCCATGGTCATGACCATGGGCACGATGACCATCACCACGACTCGGGCGAGATGACCGTATTCGGTTTCTGGCTCTACCTGATGACCGACTGCATTCTGTTTGCGTCGATCTTCGCAGCGTACGCGGTGCTGGTTAACAACGTCGCCGGTGGCCCATCGGGCCACGACATCTTCGAACTGCCGTACGTACTGGGCGAAACCGCGCTGCTGCTGTTCAGCTCGATCACCTACGGCTTCGCCATGCTGGCGTTGTTCAAGGGCAAGAAAACCCAGGTACTGGGTTGGCTGGCCATGACCTTCCTGTTCGGTGCCGGCTTCATCGGCATGGAGATCAACGAGTTTCACATCCTGATCTCCGAAGGCTTCGGTCCTAGCCGCAGCGGTTTCCTGTCCGGGTTCTTCACCCTGGTCGGCACCCACGGCCTGCACGTGACCAGCGGCCTGATCTGGATGGCGATCATGATGTACCAGGTCCACAAAAACGGCCTGACCGCCACCAACAAGACGCGCCTGAGCTGCCTGAGCCTGTTCTGGCACTTCCTGGACGTGGTGTGGATCTGCGTATTCACCGTTGTTTATCTGATGGGGACCCTGTAA
- a CDS encoding OmpA family protein, whose protein sequence is MFTSRRLIVVATAVALLSGCASPNPYDNQGQASTESSGMSKTAKYGGLGALAGALAGAAIGHDNRGKGALIGAAVVGASAAGYGYYADQQEKKLRASMANTGVEVQRQGDQIKLIMPGNITFATDSANIASSFYQPLNNLANSLKEFNQNQIEIVGYTDSTGSRQHNMDLSQRRAQSVATYLTSQGVSGANLSARGAGPDNPVASNADVNGRAQNRRVEVNLKAIPGQQYQEAPQQQGQTYQQYP, encoded by the coding sequence ATGTTCACCTCGCGTCGCTTGATCGTTGTCGCTACTGCTGTGGCCTTGTTGTCCGGCTGTGCGTCGCCTAACCCCTATGACAATCAGGGCCAGGCCTCTACCGAATCTTCGGGCATGAGCAAAACCGCCAAGTATGGCGGCCTCGGTGCACTGGCGGGGGCGTTGGCCGGTGCGGCCATCGGTCACGATAACCGTGGCAAGGGCGCGTTGATCGGTGCAGCGGTGGTGGGGGCTTCCGCGGCCGGTTACGGCTACTACGCCGACCAGCAGGAAAAGAAGCTGCGCGCCAGCATGGCCAATACCGGCGTTGAAGTGCAGCGCCAGGGCGACCAGATCAAGCTGATCATGCCGGGTAACATCACCTTCGCCACCGACTCGGCGAACATCGCGTCCAGCTTCTACCAGCCGCTGAATAACCTGGCCAACTCCCTCAAGGAGTTCAACCAGAACCAGATCGAAATCGTCGGCTACACCGACAGCACCGGCAGCCGCCAGCACAACATGGACCTGTCCCAGCGTCGTGCGCAGAGCGTGGCGACCTACCTGACGTCCCAGGGCGTGAGCGGTGCCAACCTGTCGGCCCGTGGCGCCGGCCCGGACAACCCGGTGGCCAGCAACGCCGACGTCAATGGCCGTGCGCAGAACCGTCGTGTCGAGGTCAACCTCAAGGCGATTCCGGGCCAGCAATATCAGGAGGCGCCGCAGCAGCAGGGGCAGACTTACCAGCAGTACCCTTGA
- a CDS encoding LysR family transcriptional regulator, with product MDLFQAMTVYVKVVETGSLTAAAQACEMSTTMVGNHLRALEQRLGVRLINRTTRRQRLTEFGSTYYQRCLEVLGLVADSERLAEQTQGEPSGTLRITAPLTFGTERLSPALAEFSQRFPQVKLDVMLTNQRLDLLEHGFDVAIRLGHPDPKLIARPLVDYTLTICASPAYLARRGTPEQPADLQRHDCLSFAYSAADEWRFAQEHWPINGPDGEIKVPVNGPMLINSSSGLHRAALAGMGVVMLPDALVAQDLKDGHLVALLQDYQLPHRPMSLMYAQDRYRLPKLRSFVEFALEKWGKP from the coding sequence ATGGACTTGTTCCAAGCAATGACCGTTTACGTGAAGGTAGTAGAAACCGGAAGCCTGACGGCGGCGGCCCAGGCGTGCGAAATGTCCACCACCATGGTGGGTAATCATCTTCGTGCACTGGAGCAACGTCTCGGCGTACGCCTGATCAACCGTACGACGCGGCGCCAGCGCCTGACTGAGTTTGGCTCGACCTACTACCAACGTTGCCTGGAAGTGCTGGGGCTGGTGGCCGATTCCGAGCGCCTGGCCGAACAGACCCAAGGCGAGCCCAGCGGCACCCTGCGCATCACCGCGCCGCTGACCTTTGGTACCGAACGCCTATCGCCGGCGCTGGCCGAATTCAGCCAGCGCTTCCCCCAGGTCAAGCTCGACGTGATGCTGACCAATCAGCGGCTGGACCTGCTCGAACATGGATTCGATGTCGCCATTCGCCTCGGCCATCCCGACCCGAAACTGATTGCCCGTCCGTTGGTGGACTACACCCTGACCATCTGCGCCTCCCCTGCCTACCTGGCCCGGCGCGGCACGCCGGAACAACCGGCGGACCTGCAACGACACGACTGCCTGTCGTTCGCCTATTCGGCAGCAGACGAATGGCGCTTCGCCCAGGAACACTGGCCCATCAACGGCCCGGACGGCGAGATCAAGGTCCCGGTAAACGGACCGATGCTGATCAACAGCTCCTCGGGCCTGCATCGCGCCGCCTTGGCCGGGATGGGCGTGGTGATGCTGCCCGATGCGCTGGTGGCCCAGGACCTGAAGGATGGTCACCTGGTGGCGTTGTTGCAGGACTATCAGTTGCCCCATCGCCCAATGAGCCTGATGTACGCGCAGGACCGCTACCGTTTGCCGAAACTGCGCAGTTTTGTCGAGTTCGCACTGGAGAAATGGGGCAAACCCTAA
- the cyoE gene encoding heme o synthase: MSLKHFIQITKPGIIFGNVLSVAGGFFLASKGHVDLAIFLAAMIGTSLVVASGCVFNNCIDRDIDIKMERTKNRALVQGLIPVQLALAFATVLGVAGVALLYWVANPLAALFAVIGFVIYVGLYSLYLKRKSVHGTLVGSLSGAMPPVIGYVAVSNSFDMAALTLLVMFSLWQMPHSYAIAIFRFNDYLAASIPVLPVKRGILVAKKHILLYILAFLVATLMLTFSGYAGMSYLAVAAAMGMYWLYMAWTGYKAVDDTVWARKLFVFSIFTITALSVMMSLDFKVPSELLLTYAP; the protein is encoded by the coding sequence ATGTCCCTGAAGCACTTTATCCAAATCACCAAGCCGGGGATCATTTTCGGTAACGTGCTTTCTGTGGCAGGCGGGTTTTTCCTGGCCTCGAAAGGGCATGTCGATCTGGCCATCTTCCTGGCGGCGATGATCGGCACTTCCCTGGTGGTGGCGTCCGGTTGCGTGTTCAACAACTGCATCGACCGCGATATCGACATCAAGATGGAGCGCACCAAGAATCGGGCGCTGGTCCAAGGCCTGATTCCGGTGCAACTGGCCCTGGCATTCGCCACGGTGCTGGGCGTGGCCGGTGTGGCGCTGTTGTACTGGGTGGCCAATCCGTTGGCGGCGCTGTTCGCGGTGATCGGTTTTGTCATCTACGTCGGCCTCTACAGCCTGTACCTCAAGCGCAAGTCGGTCCACGGCACGCTGGTGGGCAGCCTGTCGGGGGCGATGCCGCCGGTGATCGGCTACGTGGCGGTGAGCAACAGCTTCGACATGGCGGCGCTGACGCTGCTGGTGATGTTCAGCCTGTGGCAGATGCCGCATTCCTATGCCATCGCGATCTTCCGCTTCAACGACTACCTGGCAGCGTCGATTCCGGTGTTGCCGGTCAAGCGCGGTATCCTGGTAGCCAAGAAGCACATCCTGCTCTACATCCTGGCCTTCCTCGTGGCGACCTTGATGCTGACTTTCAGCGGTTACGCCGGCATGAGTTACCTCGCCGTCGCCGCCGCCATGGGCATGTACTGGCTGTACATGGCCTGGACCGGCTACAAGGCGGTGGATGACACGGTCTGGGCACGCAAGCTGTTCGTGTTCTCGATCTTCACCATCACCGCCCTGAGCGTCATGATGTCCCTGGACTTCAAAGTGCCGAGTGAGCTGCTGCTGACGTACGCGCCTTAA
- a CDS encoding aspartate aminotransferase family protein, translated as MTAACLMTTYQPLALSFTHGLGTRLWDQDGREYLDAVAGVAVTNVGHSHPRLVAAISEQAGLLLHTSNLYSIDWQQRLAQKLTQLSGLERAFFNNSGAEANETALKLARLYGWHKGIEQPLVVVMDNAFHGRTLGTMCASDGPSVRLGFNRLPGDFIKVPFGDLAALEAIQQAHAERIVAVLVEPIQGESGVQLAPPGYLKALRELCSRRAWLLMLDEIQTGIGRTGQWFAFQHEGIVPDVMTLAKGLGNGVPIGACLARGKAAELFTPGSHGSTFGGNPLACRVGCTVLEIIEQQALVDNARHQGDQLLGRLRIELADNPNVLAIRGQGLMIGIELKQPVRDLALRAARDHGLLINITRGQTIRLLPPLTIDGREVEMIVRGVSRCLAQG; from the coding sequence ATGACCGCTGCCTGCCTGATGACCACTTACCAACCCCTGGCGCTGAGTTTCACCCATGGTTTGGGTACGCGCCTGTGGGACCAGGATGGCCGCGAGTACCTCGATGCGGTGGCGGGCGTGGCGGTGACCAATGTCGGCCATTCCCACCCACGGTTGGTGGCCGCCATCAGCGAGCAGGCCGGCCTGCTGTTGCACACGTCGAATCTGTACAGCATCGATTGGCAACAACGCCTGGCGCAAAAGCTCACCCAGCTGTCTGGGCTGGAGCGGGCGTTCTTCAACAACTCAGGCGCCGAGGCCAACGAAACCGCATTGAAACTGGCGCGCCTCTATGGTTGGCATAAAGGCATTGAGCAGCCGTTGGTAGTGGTCATGGACAATGCGTTCCACGGGCGCACCTTGGGCACGATGTGCGCCAGTGACGGCCCGTCCGTGCGGCTTGGTTTCAATCGGTTGCCGGGGGATTTCATCAAGGTGCCGTTCGGCGATCTGGCGGCGTTGGAAGCGATCCAGCAAGCCCATGCCGAGCGCATCGTCGCAGTACTGGTAGAACCGATCCAGGGCGAAAGCGGTGTGCAACTCGCACCGCCGGGCTATCTCAAGGCCTTGCGTGAACTGTGCAGCCGGCGCGCCTGGTTGTTGATGCTCGACGAGATCCAGACCGGCATCGGTCGCACTGGCCAATGGTTCGCGTTCCAGCACGAGGGCATCGTGCCGGACGTCATGACCCTCGCCAAAGGCCTGGGCAATGGCGTACCCATTGGTGCCTGCCTGGCGAGGGGCAAGGCTGCCGAGCTGTTTACCCCTGGCAGCCATGGCAGCACCTTTGGCGGTAATCCGCTGGCCTGTCGAGTCGGCTGCACGGTGCTGGAGATCATCGAGCAACAAGCGCTGGTGGACAACGCCAGGCACCAGGGCGACCAGTTGCTGGGCCGGCTGCGCATCGAGTTGGCGGACAACCCGAATGTCTTGGCGATCCGCGGCCAGGGGTTGATGATCGGCATCGAACTCAAGCAACCGGTCCGCGACCTGGCCCTTCGCGCCGCCCGGGATCACGGCCTGCTGATCAATATCACTCGGGGCCAGACCATACGCCTGCTGCCGCCGTTGACGATCGATGGGCGGGAAGTGGAGATGATTGTCAGGGGCGTGAGCCGCTGTCTGGCGCAGGGGTGA
- a CDS encoding sensor domain-containing diguanylate cyclase has translation MGDASNIDMLRFDLSDLDEGVLHTILELVSDGIWDWNASTGFVYRNPGWYTMLGYLPHSLDNNVLTWESVIHPDDYPRVMALFDDYLEQRSHGYQAEYRCRTRDGTYIWIEDRGYVIARNPDGTVARMIGAHRSIDDKKRLFEQLEQRNKSLEAIIEERTRELSRVNHQLQIQLDENRRLAETDALTRVANRYRLEQALPLACERAQRFREPLSLIAMDVDDFKDINDRYGHAFGDAALVQVVQSVKRCQRDGDLLVRWGGDEFIMILPNTTLADARLLAESIRRGLSDLLPVGDFQITMSFGVVQRLENEQHATLLHRADQALYRSKMSGKNVICE, from the coding sequence ATGGGAGACGCCTCGAACATCGATATGCTGCGGTTCGACCTGTCCGATCTGGACGAAGGCGTACTGCACACCATCCTGGAACTGGTCAGCGATGGCATCTGGGACTGGAATGCCAGCACCGGCTTCGTCTACCGCAACCCCGGCTGGTACACGATGCTTGGCTACCTGCCTCATTCACTGGACAACAACGTGCTGACTTGGGAGAGCGTGATTCACCCGGATGACTATCCACGGGTCATGGCGTTGTTCGACGACTACCTGGAACAACGATCCCACGGTTACCAGGCCGAATACCGCTGCCGCACGCGCGATGGGACCTACATCTGGATCGAGGATCGCGGCTACGTGATCGCCCGTAATCCGGACGGCACGGTGGCGCGCATGATCGGCGCCCATCGCAGTATCGACGACAAAAAGCGTCTGTTCGAACAACTGGAACAGCGTAACAAATCCCTGGAAGCCATCATCGAAGAACGCACCCGCGAACTGTCCCGGGTCAACCATCAGTTGCAGATCCAGCTCGACGAGAATCGCCGGCTTGCCGAAACCGATGCCCTGACGCGGGTCGCCAACCGTTATCGCCTGGAGCAGGCACTGCCGCTGGCCTGTGAGCGGGCACAGCGTTTCCGCGAGCCGTTGTCGCTGATCGCCATGGACGTGGATGATTTCAAGGACATCAACGACCGCTACGGCCACGCCTTTGGCGACGCAGCGCTGGTGCAAGTGGTGCAAAGCGTCAAGCGTTGCCAGCGCGACGGCGATTTGCTGGTGCGCTGGGGCGGTGACGAATTCATCATGATCTTGCCCAATACCACCCTGGCCGACGCCCGCCTGCTGGCGGAAAGCATTCGCCGGGGTCTGTCCGACCTGTTGCCGGTGGGCGACTTCCAGATCACCATGAGTTTTGGCGTGGTGCAGCGACTCGAGAATGAACAGCACGCGACGTTGCTGCACCGGGCGGATCAGGCGCTGTATCGCTCCAAAATGTCGGGCAAGAATGTGATTTGTGAATGA